The nucleotide window ctctcggTGCGCTTTTTGGGTGTAGTAGGAAAAGTTGATAACTCTGCGAGTCATTCCTCGGTGCGAGTGTCTTGGGCGCATTTCGTCTTGGCCGCCACTTACCTCTCTTCCAGGGCGGGGAAAGCGACAGGGTGAtggaaggaaagaaaaaaaaataaacacacacacacacacacaaagacgaAAGAGGGACGGAAGGGAGGcgtggggggaagggggaggagggggtcgaTGAGGACTTCGTTGGCGAGTGTGGTTTGTCAGGGACGTTGGCCGCCTCGTCCCGTCTTcacagcccccctccccccccccctctttcactTCGTAAGACTCTTTTGATCTCCATTGCGCACAACAAGTCCGCTCTGTAATCGTGTTCGGGTAAGCtgggcgcacacacacgtgttgGGTATCCTTGTCAgctttttttgggggggagaggcggtgcgggggggggggggacgtgCCTCTCGGTGCCGGCGCTTCCTCTGGTTCCCTCTGTTGGTGTGCGTAGAGGTGCGTGTCGCCCATCTCATGCGGTTCCGTCGTGCCCTCTTTTGGGCGCTCCATTATCTCTCGAAAACAGGCGGACAGACAAGACGTTTACACACCAACACGTACGCACCTGCATAGAACACCTCTACGCGTGCCTacggagcggggggagggagggaggggcaacGTGCATCACTGCTCTCTcgttccccctctttccctcgctctctctctctggcttgCATATGTGAAGTGAAGAGTTCGGGAAGGGCAGATGTGTCGGAACAAGGAAGCAGAAACTgcggacagagagagacgtacaTGAAGCTGAGCTTGCGTGGACTGTTCTCTGTACGTGTGTATCGTCGACCCAGTCAGCGCCGCTCTGTTTTCCACGCACCTCTCACGTGTGCCACGCAcatccctttctctctctctgtcaccCCGATGCTCTTCGTCGTCACACccaactctctctcccccaacATTCACCTCTTCCCACGCCGCCTTCCACACTACCGCTGTCGCAACcatgcgcgtctgtgtgctgCACACATCACCAggtctttctttcctctcctctccctccccccacccttccGATCGCCACCCctcgcacagacacacacacacacacgccatgCGTGAACACATCGAcacgctgctgtcgctgcgcccTCGCGATGTCATTCAGCAAGTCATAAATATTGGCATTTTATTGAGCATTATCTTCTTTGGCTGGCGTAGCGTGGCGATAGCCACCAACTGCGAGGCCAGCATCGTCGTGGTGCTGAGCGGGAGCATGGAACCTGGCTACCAGCGCGGCGAtgtgctcctgctgcaccatcGACCGGAGTACCCAGTAGAGGTGGGTGACATCATTGTCTATACGTTGCCGGAGCATGAAATACCGATAGTGCACCGAGTACTCCGCATCCACGAGCGCGCTGAGGATCACAAGAAGTTCTACCTGACCAAGGGCGACAACAACGTCAATGACGACCGCTTTCTCTTCAGTCGCGGGCGGGagtgggtggaggaggacatgaTTCTCGGCAAGACGTACGCCTACATGCCACGCCTGGGGTACATCACAATTATGTTTAATGAGTCAAAGCTGATCAAATACTTGGCGTTGGCTGTCATAGGCTTCTTGATGCTGACCTCCCCCGAAGAGCTGTAAGTTGCAGTGGCACCGACCGCTTCTTTTGCTCTTGCTGGAGCTCTGGAAGGGGTGGGAAGGCGCGCGCAGCgtagcaagagagaagaagagggttGCTGCAAAGTGTCGGGACGGAGCGTCTCTGAGCCGGGGATTGCTGATGCTGCGCACGCAAGCACTCAGCCCACTCTCGCTGAGGGGGTCTCTGCCAGTGACGGGAGTACAAAAAAAGGGCGAA belongs to Leishmania panamensis strain MHOM/PA/94/PSC-1 chromosome 8 sequence and includes:
- a CDS encoding signal peptidase type I, putative (TriTrypDB/GeneDB-style sysID: LpmP.08.0460), with product MRVCVLHTSPGLSFLSSPSPHPSDRHPSHRHTHTHAMREHIDTLLSLRPRDVIQQVINIGILLSIIFFGWRSVAIATNCEASIVVVLSGSMEPGYQRGDVLLLHHRPEYPVEVGDIIVYTLPEHEIPIVHRVLRIHERAEDHKKFYLTKGDNNVNDDRFLFSRGREWVEEDMILGKTYAYMPRLGYITIMFNESKLIKYLALAVIGFLMLTSPEEL